CCGTATCATTGTCTGTTTTGTGAGTGAGAAGGACATTCGGCGATAACACATGAGGTGACTCTGGATCACTAGATACTACAGTTATTGGTCTGCTGTTCACAATACAACATACTTCCGCCATTAAAGTGCATAGAATTTCATGTGTAAGTTGTTTACCTTTTATATCGCACAACATTGAATTCAAGATCTTTCGAGCTAGTCCTATCATACGCTCCCAAGCACCGCTCATATTGGAGGCGTGTGGTGGGTTAAATTTCCATATGGTTCCATTGTTTTGGAGATAGTCTTTAATTGGTTGGTCTTCAACGTTGAAACTTGTAATGTCTAGTTCATTAATAGCTCCAATGAAATTTGTACCTTGATCTGATCGGAATTCCTTGACTGGTCCTCGAAGAGCTGCAAATCTGCGCAACGCATTGATAAAGGAAGATGAAGTCATCTCCTCAACCACTTCTATGTGTATTGCTCGAGTTACTAGACAGGAAAACATAATCGCCCATCGCTTTGTATTGGCTGAACCTCCACGTGTGCGTCTTGTTAAGATGGACCAAGGACCAAAGGTGTTCACGCCCACATAGGTAAATGGAGGGCTTGGTGTGAGACGGTCAGATGGGAGATCAGCCATCTTCTGTTGTTCGGCACTTCCTCGCAATTTACGACATTTTATACAGTTGTGTAGGATGGAATTAATGAGCCGTTTACCTCCAGTCAACCATATTCCTCTCGAACGAATTGCTCCCTCAGTAAAATGTCTTCCCATGTGCTGAACAGCATTGTGACAGTGCTTGACTATTAATGTAGCAATGTAGCTTTTACCTGGTATAATTACAGGCATTTTTTCACAACTTTCGATGTCTGAGATTTTAAGTCTTCCTCCTACTCGAAGTAATCCATCGGAGTCTAATAGTGGTGAAAGTGCAATTAAACTACTGTTCTTTTGTAAAGGTTTACTTTGCTTCAAGCAGTCTATCTCATTATAGTATGTGTCTTGTTGTACCTCCTTTATAATCAACTTCTCAGACTCCATCATAAAGGTGACGCAAGACTTACTGTTCTTTTCATCAGTCACATCTTTGTGCCACATTGAAGCTTTTCGTTTAAGATAGCGATACCTCTGACAAGACTTGTCCATgttgaaaaatgttcaaataaacTTATGTCTAGACCTGATGACTTAACAAATGTCTTTTTTACTTCCACTAATGGTCTGACTTCTTTGTCGACTTCTGGTTCTATGACTTCAAACAGTGTGCTATCTGATAAATTCTGGGACTCAAAAAAGGCGTTTGGACCTTTTAACCATTCTGATTGTCTTAGACTGTTAACTTCCAATGGTCTTGTACCATGATTTGCTGGATTGTAGCTTGTTGGCACATAGTTCCATTGCAATTTTGTAGAAACCTTCAGAATTCGGTCAACTCGATTGCTGACATACACGTAAAATCGCCTAGTCTCATTATATAGATAACCTAGGACCACTTGACTGTCTGTATAACAGTATGTGGCAGATGAAGGTATCTCAAGAGTCTTTTGAATGAAAGACGCAAGTTCTGTTGCTAGAACGGCTGCACACAACTCAAGTCTGGGTATGGTGTGACCATGGTTAGGTGCTAATTTTGATTTTCCTAATACGAATCCCAACTGAGAATGTCCATTGTCATTGAATGTGCGAATGTAAGCTACTGAGGCTATAGCACCTTTGGATGCATCTGAAAAGATGTGGAGTTCACATTTTAAACAGTCGCCTAAAGATGTTTCAGTGAAAGATCTTCAGATTTCTAATGTTTCTAAGTCCTTTAATGATTGTTTCCAGACCTGCCAatcattcataaaatattctgGTAATGGATCATCTCATTCTACACTTGCGTTCTGTAAAGCTTGTCTCATTATCAGTCTCCCTCCTAGGATTACAGGCGCTACAAAACCTATAGGGAAATTCCATTTATGACTGAGAGTACTCCTCTTTTTGTGTAAGGTTTCTCATCTGCTGATAGCTGATATGTGAATATGTCTCGAATGACGTCCCAGCTTAAGCCTAAACTACGCTGTAAACAAGATGCGTCAGAATCAAAGTCTATTTCCGTAATATTCTTTGCTAAGTCTTTTTGTGGAAAGCTAGAAAGCACTTTGTTACTATTCGATATGATTTTGTGTAATCGAATATTACCACCCGTCATTAGTCTATCCTGTGTTCTTTTAATAAGACTAGCAATGTCTTTTTCACTGTCACTAGAAAGAAGTCCATCATCAACATAGAAGTGTTCTTTCACATATTTACATACGTTGTCACACGGTTCTTCTCCTTCATGATTACAAACCGCCTTTCGTAAACAATAATTTGCAACTGATGGAGACGGAGAGTTTCCGAACACATGGACTCGCATCCTATACTCTACAAGTGGCATTTCAATGTCATTGTCCTTAAACCAAATAAATCTGAGAAAGTTTCTGTGATTCTCCTgaacttcaaatttaaaaaaacatttgttctACATCAGCAATAGCTGCAAACTGACCTATTCTGAACTTTGATAATACACTAACTAGATTGTTTGTTAAGTCTGGTCCTTTAAGCAGTATGTCATTTAGACAAATCCCATGGTACTTTGCCGACGAATCAAATACTACTCTTATTTTAGACAGTTTCTTAGCATGGTAGACTCCAAAAATGGGCAAATACCATACTTCTTCTCCATCCTTGATAGGGGGTGCCAATTCTGCATGGTTGTTCTTAAGTATCTTTTCCATGAACTGAAGAAAATCTTCTAACTTTTTCGGGTCCCTCTTTAGACTCCTTCCTAAGTTTTCTGCTCTTTTTCGTGCTTGCTCATAGTTATTACTTAGTGTTGTACCATCTTTGCGAAAAGGCAGAGGTGCACTGAAGTGACCATTTGATTCCTTCCTTACTCCATTTTCCGTAATGGTTATAAACTCCTTATCTTCACGGGATAATCCCACTTCATTATCTTCTACAGTCTGTTCAAATACATCACTATATTCAGATTTTTGTTCTAGTTTTGTGTCCTTGACCTTAAAGTTATATTCACAAGGTTTTATGGTTATTTCCtgattttgtaaaactgatgtTTTGTTGACAGTTATGACATCAGACGTATGCACTAGACCAAGACATGCTTCTCCAATAATAGTCCATCCTAACCGTAGGCGCTGAGCATATGGTTCATGATCTTAACCAATCATCTGGTCCAAAATGTGATGACAACTTATCATGTCCCTTCCTATAAGAAGTGAAATGTTGGCGTCATGGTCCAATTCAGGGATAAATTCTGCTATTGACTCTAGATGACAATACTGTCTGGCTACAGCAGGTGTAGCTATTTCTTGTTTGGAATTTGGAATGTCATTACACTCTATTAGTGATGTGCACTCGAGTTGAGTATTTCTATCGAATGATTCAAGTATGAATCCTGTGGCACGACGCCCAGACTGTGCAGATTTTCCTCAACACGATGACAAGGTATACTGTATAGTATCATAGTGTTCGCTAAAAGTATCAAAAAATTCAGAGGTAGCTAAAGACCTGTTACTTTGGTCATCAATTATGGCATATGTTTTAACACGTTGTTCTGGTTTTCCCTTTGGATATAGGTTTATCAGTAATGTTTTTGCACATGACTTTCCAATAAACTGATTTGCGTTGCCACAAATTTCTGTATATAATGATCCTACTTTTGGAATATCCTCGTCTATCTTCTTTCGTTCCCCGCCATTATCTAACAATGGTTCCTGACGTTCGATGTGAAAAGCTGTGCAGTGTGATGAGTTTCCACATTTTTCGCATTTAACCTTTGCTGAACAGTCTTTAGCCAGATGCttgccttttaaacatttaaagcaaataccatgtttctttattatctccctttttctgCAAGGGGTTTGGTAGGAAACGATCGACATTCTACTAAACTATGTTTCCCTTCTTCGTGTACTGGACACTTAAGGTCATTTGAGTTCTGATTTTCTactttagtttttttgtgtttaatacTTGTCTATTTAATGCATTTCTATTGTTAAACTTCTGCTTTTCAGGATCTTTTCGGTTACTACCGGATTCAGTCTGTTGAAACTTAAAGCTTGGGTCGTTCATCTTTACTGCTAAAGAATGAATAAATTCTGCAAAAGTTCTAAATGGTGGATACATCACTGAATTATTGAGCTTGTACTTGCTGGCGTGGTCAATCCATCTAGTCTGCATGAAATATGGCAGTGTTGTTACAATTTCATTCACTCCATATGAAGCGTCGAAGTACGCCAAAACTAATTTATATCTTTCATTCTGTTTAACTGAATCGATCTCAGACAAAAGGTCTGCGAGTTCATACAATTTATCGTATtcgttgtttttaattttaggaaaTCTGTCCAAGCGTTCTTTGAGTGAGGCGGCTACACTTTCAGGTGCTCCATACCTCTCATCAAGCCTCTCCCATATTTTCTCTAAGCCTCGAGTTTCATCATGAACGTTTGCGACTCTTAAGCTGGATGCCTGTTTCTTTGATTGTGGGCCCAACCATTTGTTCAACAGATCTAATTCTTCTGGGCTTGTTGCGTCGAGTTCTTTCATAATGTTTTTGAAACTTCTCTTCCAACTACAGTACTTTTCTGGCTTGTCGTCAAATTGTGACATTCTTGACAACATAATGTCTTTTTTCATAATGTATTTTGTGAGGTCAATTATTCCAGGTGATGGTATTTCATTTGTATAagttttttcagaatttaaccTATAGACTGGAGTTTCTGACACAAGCATAGTCTGTTGCGGTTGagatgttttaatttcatttggcAGTGTTGTTGAAGGCACAAATTCTGGCACATAAgggtttaattttgtttcctcAACTGGAACACAAACTTCTGGTCTCTGACTGGCAACATAAGATTTTACAATTTCAGAAGTGCATATCTCATTGTCTGGTAATTTCCCGCTTTTATTGCTTATACTGTCACATTTATCTTCTAGTACTTCTCTAACCACACTTAACTCTGCTTCTGCCTCGGCCACTTCTcgtttatgttttaaaactgttaaattgGATTCCAAATCGGACCTTTTCTTCTGCACTTCTAATTCCAGTTTATTTTGTTCTCTTTTAAGCGT
This Mytilus trossulus isolate FHL-02 chromosome 14, PNRI_Mtr1.1.1.hap1, whole genome shotgun sequence DNA region includes the following protein-coding sequences:
- the LOC134697587 gene encoding uncharacterized protein LOC134697587 produces the protein MESEKLIIKEVQQDTYYNEIDCLKQSKPLQKNSSLIALSPLLDSDGLLRVGGRLKISDIESCEKMPVIIPGKSYIATLIVKHCHNAVQHMGRHFTEGAIRSRGIWLTGGKRLINSILHNCIKCRKLRGSAEQQKMADLPSDRLTPSPPFTYVGVNTFGPWSILTRRTRGGSANTKRWAIMFSCLVTRAIHIEVVEEMTSSSFINALRRFAALRGPVKEFRSDQGTNFIGAINELDITSFNVEDQPIKDYLQNNGTIWKFNPPHASNMSGAWERMIGLARKILNSMLCDIKGKQLTHEILCTLMAEVCCIVNSRPITVVSSDPESPHVLSPNVLLTHKTDNDTEYILDLSLKDTYK